Below is a window of Congzhengia minquanensis DNA.
TATCTGCTTATACTGCTCCGCAGACCGCTCTAACGCCTCCCTTGACGGATATACTTCAATGTAACACGCATCTTCTCCGGGAGTCGGCCGCTGCTCCTTTGGCAGACGGAATACTATCATTTCCACATTGGGTTCTTGGGCGGAGTTGTCAGATACCATGCTGTCATACTTGATTTCAAAAACCAATTTGCCTTTTTTCGACAGCGCATCAAACACCGTTTCAGCAGTAATTTCTTTTCCGCACCCAACAAACCCCAAACACATCACCGCAGCCAATACAAACGCAATTCCTTTTTTCACAACAACCCCTCCCTTGAAATCTTATACTACCACTTTACCATATTAAAAAAAAGAAATCAAGAAAAAGCGAAACATTTGTCACACCAATTAAATAATCTTTGCCAGACTCTCAATGGTATCCTGTTCAATCTGTTCCGGCGTACGCAGATCCGGCAGCTTGTAAAGGCGTTTCATTTCCCGGTAAAAGGCGCGCTGCTTCGGGTCCTTCACGTCCGAAAGGCGCATGGCCCGATACCCCATAATTTCGCTGATTTTATGCTCTTTCGTTAGCCCCTCAAACATGGCGCGGAATAAAAACCAGTGAGGGTTTTGCGCGGTTAAATCCACGCCATACTGGGCCAGCACGGCCGCGTAAATATAGGGCGCATCTTGGGTAAAGCTGAGCACCCGCTGGGCGGGGGCGTCTTTTTTTCCGTTGCCTGATTTTTGGGCTGAAGAAAAACACGAATAAAAATCAAACAACGCAGAAAGTGTCTTTTCCAAATCCGGCGGAAGCTGTTTTTCGGTGAAACAAAGTGTAAACACCGAAACAATTTTCTGAGGCAAGGGCAAATCGCTTTCCGTCATCAAATGATCAAAGGCAATCCATGTTTTAAAGTCCGTGCGAACGGGGAACTCCGCGCCGTCCACCGTAACGCACGAAGGCAGCGGATCTGTAAACAAGCTTCTCATTTCTTCCCTTTTTTGCCGGTTTTCTGTGCAACGCCTTCATATTCCGCAAGCTTCTTCATAGTAAAATCATTCACCTGACTCTGCACAAAAAAGTAAAGGTCCATGCAGTCGAAAAAGTTCACCTCGCGGCCGGCAAAAACCGCTGCGCTGGCGCCCTTTCCCAGCATGTCGTCAATCGCGCCGCAAACCGTCTTGCAGGAAGTTTCAATAATATTGCCGTCTAACGTTTCAGCCCCGGCGTTTTTCACAATCTCATTCATCTTTTCCCGGATGGCCGGCGCCTTTGCCTGAACCTCCATAGCGTCAATTTTAAATGGATGGTTCTCAATGTCCAGTTCAATCAAGTTGCTGTTAAATGTAAATTTTGCCATTTTCATTTGCTCCTTTTTTGTTTTTATTTTACACAAAGGAGGGCAAAACTGCCCTCCCCTGATGTAAAAAAATGTTATGCGCTTGCGCTGTCTTCTGTAAATGTGCAGGTTTCCCAGTCGTCTTCTGTTGCAGCTGTGCCAACCACCGTGTCGCCGGCTGTTTTCAGCGTGCCGGAATAGGTATAGGCGTCCATAGAGTCGCCCTCGCCGTCAGGAATCACCGCAAAATCGCGTTTTCTCGCAACAAATGTCTTGTCAGTGGAACCCTTCTTTGTGAAATCCACAATGATAATGGAACGAACTGCATCTGTGCCCAAAAGCTCGCTGTCGTGAACGGCGGCAATGTCTTCGTGCACCGCGTCGCCAATGTGCTGGTCAAAGCCATAAGACATGGAGGTCGCATACCCCACAACATCAGTGCGCTCAAACTCCTCGTCCACATACTGCCTGGAATACTCCTTCGGGTTTCTGCTGATGGAAATATCCGTAAACCCTTTCATTCTGTGATACACAACGGTTTCACCGTTTGTCACGCCGTAAAAGGCCACCTTGTCACTTCTTTTCACTACTTCGCTCATCTTAAAAACACTCCTTCTTTTTCATATAATAATTTACATTGAATTTGATACCGCGCGTCGCCAGACTCCGCCTTGAACAAATACCCGCCGGATACCACCTCAAACCGCAGAGCGCTGAGATGCTCCCCCAAATCCGGAAGCGTCCCCGTGCGGTTCACTTCGTCAATCCAGTCGGAAAAAGCCTCATAAAAGGCCATCACGTCTAAATTGCTCCACACCTGTGCGTCGTAAAACTCCCGGGAGGCAAACACGAAAAGATATTGCCGAAGACTTCCCCCGTCGGGATATTTGCGCACAACAGGATTTGCCGGCACGGTGTCCACCGTGTACGACTGGGGCTTTTCGCCCAGATAATTCACCTTAATTTTTTTCCCCGAAACCAGCGGGCATTCTTCTTCAATAAACTGTTTTAACACATCTAAAATCATGTTTTCGTCACCTCGCCTCCGCAGGCAGCGGCAGTTATGGAGAGCAAATCCCCCAGCCTGTCCGCCTTCATGCGTTCAAACCACATTCTGCCGCGAATACCGCTGTCTTTTCCTTCATAATACTGTTTTCTCGCATAGGGCACGCCATAGCAAACCTCGCCGCTGCCAATCACAGAAGACGCCGCGCTTTGCATCAGCGCCCCGGTTTTAAACGGCACATAGGGCATGCAAAAGTCAACCGCCGCGCGGTCTAACGCCTGCTGGGCGCGGCCGCCGTCGCTTAATCCCCGCTCCGCCAGCAGTGCGGAAGCATCTTTAAAACCAGAATTCATGTCAAGCACAATGGAAAAGGCCATCTCACTTCGCCTCGATTCTAACATGGGGGTTTGCCCCCCGCAAATTGTGGGAAAAGCCCAAAACTTTGTGGCAGCAGGCCCTGTCCGGCTTGCTGAATTCCGATTTCCCAATAAACACGTAGTCGCCCACGTCCACCTCCACCGAATCAGCGCCATCGTTGTAAAATATATCCGTAGCGCTATCCGAAGCTGCCGTGCCGCTGTTCAAACCGGCCGTGCTGCTATTCAAACCGGCTTTGCCGGCGATGGGAATTCTAATTTTCACCAAAGAATCCATCACCAGGCCGCCCTCGCTTACCGCGGCCAAAACCGCCTTGTGCACAGAGGCACGCGGAAAATACACGCGGGAAAAACGCTCGCTTTCCCCGTCATAGTGGTAAAGCGTAATGCTCTTGTTTGTACGCATAAAAAACTCCTTTCCGCCAATAGCTCAGCGGGAACCATCTATGTCAAATCCCCCTGTATAAAAGCCCGGTCTGCTCTAAAAATCCTGCGGCAACGGCGGCGGCAGCTTTTTCCACAGCCGTATTGCTGTAAGAAACGCTGTAGCCGTCGTTGTTCTCCGAGGCAATGCCAAACCGCGCGCTTTTTAAATAGAACAGCTCCGCAATTTCACAGGCGCACCGTGCAAGATTTTCCGTGTCCTTCGCCTCGCCCAGCCGTCCCATGGTCAGGGCGGACAAAAACGCCTCGGCTTTACTGAGACAGGCCGCAAACTTCCCTTCGGGAATCAGGGCCTCCGTGGAAACGTTGTAAAGCTGTTCATAATCGCTGTACGATATGGAAATCATAACGCCCCGCCCCCTTAGGTAGTGGACTTATGAACATAAACGCCGGCTTTTTTGTTGTCGTAAACAAAGCTGTCGTGGTAGAGCCTGAACTGGAACTTCCACATGTCCATTGCCTGGTTCTCGTCAGGAGAGAAAATTTTCGGCATACAGAACTTTTTCGCCTGCAAAACAGCGGAGGGCTGCACAATCATAAAGTTAATGCTCTTCGCACTTGTCGCCTTATCATAACCCCAGTCGGTTGTGCCGTCGTTTAAGGTAACCGCGGTGTAAAACCTGGATTTCGGAACATACACAATGGGCATGTTGTTATAGTTGAACAGCAGGGAATTAATCGCCGCGTCGCTGCCCCAGGTGCGGGAAAACGCCTCGTTAATTTTGGGCTTTAATTCCGAATTAATGAACAAAATTCTGCCGTCCTCCGGCACTTCATTTTCGTCCATTGCACGAACCGCCTCGTCTAACGCCGCCACAATGGTATCTTTGGTAAGCACCGCCGCGTCGGTTGTCAAAACGTCTTCGGTAGACGCATATTTCGCAAACCGATAGGCGTCTAATTCCGGGCACACCCAGTCGCGCATAAACTGTCCTGTCACAGCGCCAAAGGCAAGCCCTAAGGTCTCCTCGTCGTCCATGCGGTCAATGGAAAACTCCTTGCCGCGTTCCTCCGTAAGCTTTAACGTCTCCCAAACGGCAGTCACATCGCCTTTCGGATATCCTGTTGTTCTGGAGTAATCCCCCAGCCCCGTTGTTGAAACCTTCAGCACCTTCACTTCGTTGGCCCCTGTAAAATCGGCCTGAGAAGCGGTGTCCATCAACGCTGTTGCCGACGCCGCCTTATAGGTTTCGTCAATAACAGGCAGAAATTTTTGTGCCAGTGTAATTGAATTTGCCATAATACATCATCATCCTTTCTAACTGTAATGTTACTTTTTCGTCAGCCCGGCCGCCTCCCGGGCGGAGGCAACAAAGCCGTCCGTCACGGGAAACGCCGCGCCCTGGGCAAGGGCGGTAGAAGCGGCCCCCCTGCCAAACAAAAAACCATTGTCTGCACGAAGGGACTCCAGCTGCTGGGAAAGTCCCGAAAGCCCGCCGTTTTCATCCAGCTCTAAGCTGTCTAAATCCAGCAGCGCACGAACTGCCTTTGTGTTTTTCGCGCCGCTTCTTTCCAGGGCCAAATCCAGCGCGCCGTTAAACTTTGCCTGCTTAACCTCTGTTTTCAGCGCCTCCGTGTCCTTGTCATACTTTTGTTTCAGCTCTGCCAGCTTTTGCTCCGGCCCGTCCGGGTCGTCCTCAGAATGTTGTGAAGACAGCAGCTCCTTAAGCCGCTTTGCCTCGGCTTCCAAATCGCAAAACTTTGCCTTGCTGACATACTTTCCCTCCGAAAGGTCGGCCAGCTTCACTTGGTTTTCCGGGTGCTCCCGGTTATACCTGCCAATCCTCTCAGAAACGTCGGCGAACGAATCGCCCAACACATTTTTTAAAAACTCCATATGTCCTCCATGCCGCTGTTTTTAAACGTGGTGCCCCCACAGACAGCAAAAGTTTATATCCCATTTTGCAAGGGAAAACTAAATAAAATCTAAAAATTTTTGTAACAAAAATTTTTTTAACGGTTGGTTTTGTTTTTTCCGCCAGTCTTCAAGCCGGCTTTTCCGGTTTTTAACTCGCCTTTGTCTGCATGCAGCCCGGCTGTGCCGGAACTCAAACCGGCCGTGCCGGAACCCAAACTGGCCGCGCTGCTGTCGGCAGACTGTTTTGGCGGCTGCGCCTCACAAAGCGGCCTTGCCGCCCGCTCCCTTGCCTGCTCTTCCGACTCGTTAAACCACCACATGCGAAATTCAAAGGGCTGCATCAGCCCGGCGGAAACCAGCTTTAAGTTCTGTTCAAACTCGGTGGACGTGTCGTGAATAATGCTGTCGTCAAAATCCACCTTCACTGCAAGACCGCGCGTATCCTTGCCGTCTAAAAACAGCACCGCCCGCACAAGATCGCAAATAGCGCGGTTTAAAATAATTTCATGCTTTTTCAGGTTCTGATAAAGGGCGCTCTCCTCAGAAATCACCTCGGTGGCGGTTTTCACACCGCCCCGGTCGTAGGTGTAGCGCTCCGACCCCAAACCGCACAAATCCGACAAAAGATTTAAATTCTGCTTCAGCCCCTCGGTGTGCTCCGCGGCCCGAATTTCCATGTTAATCTCTTTTAAATCGGTAATATTCTTATCTGTAAAGGCATAAAACTCGGTGTCGTTGTCGTCAAACACCGGGGCAAAACCAGTATCGCTGCTGTTTAACTGGGCCATGCCCACCGGCACCACAATCCGCTTTTTGCCCAAACGAAACTCGTTCTGATAGCTGTCATAAACCAAATCCACGCCCTTTAACACGTCAACGGCGTTGGCAAACACCGAAATTCCCATGGGATTGTCCAAATTCACGCTGTTCACAATGTTTGGCGTCACAATCTGAAACAACGGTGCCTCCGAGCCGGTGTAAAAATCTGCCTCCACCTGTTCCGGAAGCGGCAGGGGCTGATGGTTTTTCGCGTCAAACAACCGGTTGTGAATCACATAAGCGCCGTCCTCCAGCACATGAATCTGCAAATATAAACTTGTCTTTCCGTCAATCACCTTTAAGCTGCCGAAAGCGCACTCGTTAATCTCACCGTTGTCCCAGGACAAAGGATAAATCATATCGGCCCGAATATAGTCAATGCCAATCGTTCCGTTGTCAATAAACTCCACAAACGCGCCGGTGCCCAAAGCAAAGGAAAGCTCTAAAAGCTGGTTGCCGCACACCCTGAAATTGTTTTCCTCCAAAATCTCTTTTGCCCGAAGGGTCAGCGCCTCGTTTTCTGTGGAAAACTCCACCTTTTCATTTAAAAGCAAATTGGCCCAGTCCTCACAAACCTTTTTGGCCATTCCCAGGGTAGCGCGCTCCCGGCGCACCTTTTTCTTGCCGTTATACTGGCTGTAGCTGTGAAATTTCGCCACCTTCCCCTTATACCACTGAAGCCATTCCGAAATCTGCTCTCCAAAGCCCAAATCAACGGTTTCAAATCCTAATTTTCTTAAACATTCCCGCATTTCTTCACCCCATGTCAATTAAATCGTTCCTATAGTTTTCTGTTGCATACTCCAAAGCGTCCAAGCTGTCCACATTGAAAGACCCGTCGTCCAAACGCCTGTCCTCCAGGCTGTTGTCGTCCCACACGGCGGAGCACAGCGCGTCTGTCACATGCACGCAGTGCTCCAGCACGAAAAACCGCCCGTAAGACATCAAACTGTTAAAAAGCCGAATCCGGTCAACAATCGGCCCTTTGATGGCGTTGCGCACGTTTAAGGCCAACCTCTCTTTCGCCGCGGCGTTTTCCAGCCCGCGAATCAACGTGGTTTCGGCGTTGTCGCACCAGGCGTCGTAAAGCCGGTAGCTCTCCTTGCTTTTCCGAATAAAGTTAACAAAATGCTCCTCTAATTCCGCGGGGCTGATTTTGTCCTTCAAATAAAACTCGTCCAGCACCACAACCTCTTTTAAACCCTTTGTAAACCCGGTTAAAACAAAGGCCGTGGCCGACTTGTTTCCGCCAAAATCCACCCCAACCGAGGCGAAGGCAATTTCCGGCGGCTCGGCGAGCAAAAACCGATTGGTGCTATCGGCAAACAGCTTATATATCGCACCTTCCGCAGCCACCCAGCGGCCCAAAATGAACCGCTCATAAAACACGCCGGTAAATTCCTTTTTCAGCCCCGCCACATACGCAGGCGGCAAAAAGCTGTTGTCGTCAATCAAAAACTCCTCTAAAAACAAATCCAGCTCCCCGGCCCGGTCCAAATACTTCTTCTTAATATAATGCCGGGGGTTGTCCGGATTGGTGGTGGCAAACAGCTTTGCCCCCGGTTCAGACAACCGGGAAAGCAGCATGGTAAAAAAATCCTCCGCAATCAGCGTCAGCTCGTCCACATAGGCGCCGCCCAGCGTCAAACCGCGGATTTTGCCCTCAGCGCGGGAGTCGCTGGCGCCTTCAAGCACAATCTTCCTGCCAAACAGCCTCCCCTGCTTCAGTGAAAGACTATACGTAAAATTTGCCTCCCCCACCAGCGAAACCAGCAAATCCAAACAGTTCCGCTTCAGCGATGTCAGCGTCTTGGCCGCCATCAAATAAACCCGGTCTTTCGGGCTTACCAAAACCCAAAAGGCCCATAAAACAAGACTGATCCAGGTCTTCCCCGACCGCACCGAGCCGCTTAAAATGTTCAAACGCTTCAGTTTTCCGCTTTTAAAAATTTTGAGCAGCTCCTGCTGTTTTTTCGTAAACGTCAAAGCTCACACAACCCCTTCACAAGCGTTTCCAGGCGGCCTGTGTCGCAAGACGTGCCGTCAGTCTTTACCAGCTCTTTTAAATCCTTCACCGACTGCACAAGCTGCCTCAGCCGCTGTGTGTCAATTTCCCCATCCTTTAAATTGTCAATGGCAAGATTGGTTTTTTCACACAGCTTGTCCGCCAGCAGCCGAATTTCAACCGTCCGGCCGTCCTCCTGAACCTGCTGATGCGCGGCCTGCCTGCAATCGTTTAAAAGGGACTGCTGCTTTAACGCAAACCAGCCCTCCCGCTTCGAGCGGTAGGCGACCTGCCTGGGCGAAACCCCGTTTTTCCTTGCAAGCTCCCGCTGGCCGATGTTGGTAGTAACATATTCATTTTTAATTTTCACCCAGTCAATGGCCAAACAATTCCGCCCCCTTTTTTTCATATGCCCGCCAACCCATCCGACAGCAATTCCCAACTGCCACACTATCTTTTATTACAGTTTAAAGCATATCACAGGCCCGGCATGACAAACAATGACAGCGTCGGAACACGGCTTATTTGCTCGTCTGTGCGGGTTCCCGCACAGAGCTTCGCCTTGCGCCTGTTCCTCCTCTCTTTCCCACAACGCTTTTTCCCCTTCGGGAGCGTTGCGGGAACCCTGTTTTTCGCAAGCTCCAATAAGCTCCATTCCGCTGTTCGCGGAATATCCGCCCGTTTCGCTGCCGCTCCTCTTCCCAGCAAAGCCTGTTTCCCTCCGGGGGCTTTGCAGGGGCCCCATCCTTTCCGGGCGGAACACCGCAGTTTCGCCGGTTCCTCCTCTTTCCCACAACGCTTTTTCCCCTTAAAAAATCAGCAGCTCCGCCTCCAGCAGCGCGGCCTTATGCAGCCGATAAACATGCCGCACGTCCACCTCCATCTCTTCGGCAATCTGCTCCCACGTAAGATAGCTTAAATACCGCAAAGACAAAAGCGTCCGCAGCTCCCGGCTGTCCACCTGCAAAATCATCTCATATGCTTCAATTTTCACTGCAAACAGCTCCTCTGTCCGCCGTGCAATCCGGTCTGAATAATCCAAATAGCGCACCATAGCATTTTCCGCATAATTTTCTTTCGACGTCTGCACCTTTTCCCCGTCGAGCCGCGCCGTAATGCTCAGCGCCAAATCCTTTGCCGCCAGCGCTTCTCGTTTTAATGCACGAATTTCTTTGTCAATCTCCCAGGCGCGGCCAAGCCACTCCTTTGCTGTCATATTCCCCGTCCCCCTCTGTCAATTTGCCTGTCTTCCGCTGCCCTTGCCAATCTCCCCCGAATCCCCCCGGGAGCGGCCGCCGTTTTGCTGTTCCGTCTGCCTGCGAAACCTGGCCGTCCGCTTTGCATATTCTGCTGCCGTTTCATAAAAGCTGCACGGGCCGTTTTTGCAAACCGGCTCCACCAGCGCCTTACATTCCGTTCCAAAAGGCGCGCACCAATAACAATCCCTATTCATCCGTTTCAAGTTCCATTTCTCCTTCCCGAAGCCGTTTTGTCACACTTAAAAACGTCTTCCGTTCAATGTCGTCATAGTCATACCGGCTGCGAAAAACAGCTTTGTTTCCTTTTGTGCCTTCATTATATTTTGTTATCTTTCTATCTTTATAGGTACGCCCCCAGGCGCACCCGCCGTTTGCCCGCGGGCCAACACCCTGTGGGCCAAGAGGCTCACCCTGGGTATTCCAATGAACAGGCCCCGCGCCGCTTTTCCAACTGTCATAGTTTTTGTTAAAGCGGTAGCGTTTCGGAGCCCGCCCGCCGCCGTCCGGCCCGGGCAAAACCGCCGAAACAAGCCCCAGCTCCTCCAGCCTTCGCATCTGGCGGGAAATGGTAGACTTATTCCCCCGAAGCATTTTTGCAAGATAGGAAAGCGGCAGCGCACACTCTTTGCTGTGATATCCATAACTGTTCCGCCACAAAAGAAGCAAAATCCGAAGCTGGGTGCCGTTTAAAGAAGCTCCCGCCACAGCCTCTAAAATCTCGTTTGAAATGGGTGTAAACCCGTTTTCTTTCTGAGGACTGGCCATAAAAACTCACTCCTTCACCTTCAGGCTCCCGCCAATCCGTTCTAAAAACTCCCTGGTTCCCATGTTCATGTAACACTCGTCGCACAAGGCAATGCACCCCACACAAACATAGGTTTCCAACCTTACAATCCTCCGTTTGCACTTGTCACAAAAAATTGGTCTCAAAACCCCCTCACACCCTTTCTTTCCGGCGCCATTTGCGGCAAACGCCGCTTCAAACTGCCGTTTGTTTCATTTTTGGGACTACATCTCTAAAAAAATAACCCCGTTTCATTTTTGGGACAAGTCAATCATAGCACAATAATATTACATTGTCAACCCATTTTTGAAACTTTTTCCTCCAAAACGAAAAAAGTTGTTGCATTTTTGGGATGAATAAGTTATACTGAACATAAAAGGCGGTGAAACCATGTCAGACATCAGCAAAAAATTATATGAGGTCAGAACTGAAAAAGACGTGAGCCTGTCCAAGCTTTCCAACATGACGGGCATTGCAAAATCCACGCTGCAGCGGTATGAAACAGGCGCCACAAAAAAAATACCCCTAGACGCAATCTACCTAATCGAAAAGGCCCTGAACCTGGCGGCGGGCTGCCTTTTGGGGCTGCTGCCAAACCCCCGGCCGAAAAAGGAGACGTTTGCCAGCCCAAGCATCACACCGGAGGTAACCCAGTTCCCCGTTCTCGGCGACATCGGCGCCGGTTACGACCGGCTTGCCATGGAGGACTGGACCGGCGAAACCGTGGAAATTCCCAACACCTACCTCTGCGGCCGGAAAAAGGAGGACTTCATTGTTCTCCGGGTAAAAGGCGACAGCATGTATCCCCTCTACCACGAGGGCGACAAGGTGCTCATTTTAAAACAAAGCACCCTAAACCACTCCGGCGACATCGGCGCCATTGTGTATAACGACGAGCTTGTCACCATAAAAAAGGTGGAATATGCCCCCGGCGAGAACTGGATGCGGCTGATTCCGATTAATCCGGAATACAAACCCCAGCAAATTGAGGGAGAAGACCTGGCCCACTGCGCTGTCATCGGCATTCCAAAACTGTTAATCCGGGAATTTTAGGCGCAGTTTCACAAAAAAATATACAAAATATGACAATGTTCTACTTGATTTTTATAAAAATTTGTGATACAGTATATAAAAATAACAAAAAAATATTAGGGGGATTTTAAAATGATTGATTTCAAAAACGCAAGCTATGCAAAACTGAAGCCTGTTCCGGCAGGAAACTGGGAACCGGCAGTTTCACCAATGTTTGTGAACGGCGAACAGATTATTGAGGCGTTTCAGGGCATTCGAGACGGAGTTATTTTTACCAACAAACGCATTATATCGGTGAACGTTCAGGGCGTTACCGGAAAGAAAAAGGATTTTACATCGCTTCCGTACAGTAAAATTCAGGCCTTTTCTGTTGAAACAGCCGGTGTTTTCGATTTAGACAGCGAGCTCGAGCTGTGGTTCAGCGGGCTGGGCAGCGTAAAGTTTGAATTTGTCAGCAACGCCAATGTGTCGGCCATCTGCCAGACAATCGGCTCATTTGTCCTTTAAAAAAGAAATTCTCCTGCACGCTTTACGGTGCAGGAGGATTTTTTATTGCAAAAAGTCAGAGCAGCCAAAGCCTATTATCGGCCCGCCGCGGAAACAACAGAAACTAACGTCACAGTAACAGGATGAGAGCAAATCGTTTGTAAAGCCGAAACAGTCGGTGTAGTACACTCCGACCCCAATTGTTATCACAAACCTAAACAGCCGTTACGATGCAGCTCGAGCTATCCATCGCAGCCGGTTGCCGTAAGCTTAAGGTCTGTAAGCAATAAAAGGGCATCGCCCTAAAAATAAAGAAAGAGGGATTCATATGAAAAAATTTATCGGTGGATTTTTGGCAGGCGCCATTCTGTTCGGCACGGCCGGGGCATTGGCGGCAACCTATGTGGCAACCCCCGCAGGTTTTCCTGTGCTGGTGAACGGATCAGAATTTACCTCCGACCCTCCGGCCATGGTCATTAACGACCGCACCTATCTCCCCCTCCGCGCCATGGGTGACGCATTGGGCGTGCCGGTGACGTGGAACGCAGAGCTAAACCGGGCAGAAGTAGGCACATCTTCCCTGCCCCAGGAAAAAACAACCTTTTCAGTTGGCGAAACCTGGACGGTAGACGGCCAGTGGTCTCTCACCATTGATTCCGTCACCGCCACGGAATACCGAAACCAGTTTTCCGACAAAAACCCGGCAGCCGTATATTTCATCAGCTACACCTACAAAAATTTAGGCTATGAAGACCAATTTGGCATTTTAGACGGATTGTTTCTGACCATAGACGACACCGTTGTGGACAGCGCAGGCGTCATGGGATATTCCTATCCTGCGTTGGTTACCAATCAGCCTAAGGAAACACCCGTAGGCGCAACCTGCAAGGCGGAAACCTGCATCGGCGTAGACAACGCCGGAAACTTTATGTTAATGGTTTCTAAATACGACGGAACCGGCACCAAACAGTCTGCCGCCTTCTCTTTGGAAGTACAGTAAAAAAACGAAACCGCCGCGAAAAGCGGCGGTTTTTTTATCGTTTTACAATTTCATAGGCATTTACAAGGGCATAAGCCGCAAAAAGCGCAGCCAATGGCCGCTTTCAGTTCAAAGCACTTATCATCGTTTTCTCTGATACAAAATTCATTGATAGGCTAAGTATCAAAACGCTTCATCTCTGTCAGCGTTTTATTGCGGTAAACGATATCCGTTCTTTTCGAAAAGCCTTGTTTTTCCCAAAATAAGTTTCCTGGTGCATTTCGTTCAAAAACGACCAAAGCAACCTTTGTAATACCAATCTGTTTGAATTCCTCTATAACCGCATGAACCAGTGCTGTACCGATTCCCTGTTTTTGAAAATCCGGCAAAACAGCAGTATGATAGATATACCCTCTTCTTCCATCGTTTCCAGCCATGATTGCACCAACGAGGCGCCCATCTTTTTCTGCAATAAAACACGTATGGGGATTGCGCGCCAGAAAACGGCCAATCCCCTCCTTTGAATCATCTATATCATTCAGCCCCATACCCGTGCAGGACGTCCAAAGCGCATATAAACAAGCATAATCTTCTTCCAACATTGTTCTAATGTTCACTTCATACCTCACCAGCCTTTTTTACATCTTTTGAAAAAGGAACATACGCTGCGCCGCATTCACCAAGTTGTTCCCCTTCCCCATATTTGCCATGAAAATCTGAACCTCCCGTAAGAAAGAGTCCATATTTTTTTGCCAATTCCAAGCACTTCTCGGTGTCTTGTACATCATTTTTGGGGTGAAACGCTTCAATACCACCGAGGCCCGCATCCA
It encodes the following:
- a CDS encoding GNAT family N-acetyltransferase, with the translated sequence MNIRTMLEEDYACLYALWTSCTGMGLNDIDDSKEGIGRFLARNPHTCFIAEKDGRLVGAIMAGNDGRRGYIYHTAVLPDFQKQGIGTALVHAVIEEFKQIGITKVALVVFERNAPGNLFWEKQGFSKRTDIVYRNKTLTEMKRFDT
- a CDS encoding copper amine oxidase N-terminal domain-containing protein, translating into MKKFIGGFLAGAILFGTAGALAATYVATPAGFPVLVNGSEFTSDPPAMVINDRTYLPLRAMGDALGVPVTWNAELNRAEVGTSSLPQEKTTFSVGETWTVDGQWSLTIDSVTATEYRNQFSDKNPAAVYFISYTYKNLGYEDQFGILDGLFLTIDDTVVDSAGVMGYSYPALVTNQPKETPVGATCKAETCIGVDNAGNFMLMVSKYDGTGTKQSAAFSLEVQ